The sequence ACAACAAGATTACAGTTAAAGCATGAAAATTTAACTCCTAGTAACAACTGTTTTGTATTAATAATGATTTCCTCATTACAATCTGGGCAATTTATTTTTGTATTATTATCTACCATCTTAATTTATTTTACTATACATATCAATTATGTTTAACAACCCATTGGGTAAAGGCAATTTTGAAGCTTCAACAAAAACACTTAAATTTTTATTTGAATTAAAAGTATTCCCTATATTTTTTTTATCGCCACTTAGCTTACCACTTAGTTGAGCTTTTCGTTCTAAACTATCGTTATTGTTAGCTTTATAGCTAGAAATAGAAGTAATCTCCATATTAAATTTCACTTTCATTTTATCAATAGCTAGCGAATTAATAGGTAGTAAGGTTAAAAGTGGTATTTCAATAAATGAATCTTTTTCAGAATCTTTTTTTACAACTAGCACAATCATCTTAGGTTGGAAAGTAACTGAATTATCTGACGCTATTATTCTATCAAAACAATAATTAAGTATAAATTCTGACTGTCCACTAAGCATAATTGAATTCGCTTTAGAAACAGCTACCATAGGTGCACTAATAATGGAATCTAAATTAATTTCAGATTCTTGATCTCGGAAATTAGGGTCTGAATTCTGAACATCAAAATAGACTGAAGCTTCATTATTTAAACCATCATCACGATCGTTATTTAAAGAATAAGCATTGGCATTAGGCTGATTTTTATTATTATTCATAATTACGTTTTAAAATTGAATTTAGATCAGGAATAATATCACACAGATTTCTTTAAATAAATCTGTGTGACTTATATTTAAAAATAATTAAGATTTATTCTTTAATTTCTTTTTTATCATCTTTCTTATTGTCTTTTTTATCTGTATTTTCTGATAATGTCTCTGGTTTTACAGATGATACAGGAAAAATATTTTTAGCATAAATATCTAAAATGGTTGTAATACCAGTTGGTAACGGTAATTGCCCTGCCTTAACATTTACTGTATATTTTGCATTATTACTTTTTTGATAATGTGTATCTCTAGATTTAGCATCCTCGCTAGAATAGCTAGCAGAACCTTTAACACTTACTTTAAAAGGTCCCCAGCCCATTGAAGCTTCAAAAGAACCAGATCCTTCAGAATTCTTTTTAGATGATTCAGAAGTTTTTTCTTCAGAGCTAGATTTAACTTCCATTTCAAAATTAATCTCTGCAGATTGGACTCCTAAAGAATTGATAGGAATCACAGATAACAAGGGTACTTTAATTGTAAATTCTGCATTTGGAGCAGCAACCTTTTTTGTTGACTTTGTTGCTTCATCATACTGATCAATTAATAATTGATTTCCATTTTCATCTAAAGAAGGTCGACTTAAAGATAAATTAATCATAATAGGATCATAAACAGCAATTTGTTCATTTACGGCTTCCCACGCATTATTGTTCCATTGGTAACGGACTAAATTTTTTTTAGAAATATTAAAACCAGATTCGAGGATAAACTGTGTTTGACTTTTTGCCATTTTACCATTTGCATCGGCTATAGCGTTTAATGGACCTCCTATTAAACTGTCCATTGGTAATCCTTGAAATTGCTCAGCAATATTAGCTAATTCACTCATAATTCATAATTTTAAACTTATCCTACTCATAAGGCTTTTCGGAATACGCCATGTTTTTTAGAAAACAATCTTCACGTTTTCTTCATAATCCGATTTAATTCTAATTTTAAGTATAAAAGCATTTAAATTTGATGAATTCTAAGGCGCCTTAATTATTTTGCACTTTAAACTTAAAAAAGAATAAAAAAAAATGTCTTGCCCAAGTATTAAACTTGAACAAGACAAAGTACGTTTAATCAAAAAAAAAAAGAATCAGTATAAAATACGAAATTTCAAATTCCGTATTTATACGTACTACAAATCTATTCGTGCGGATTATATATCTGATTAACTACAGCATAAACAACCAAACCAACCGTGTTTTTAGCACCAATTCTTTCTAAAATTCGCTGTCTGTGTGTTTCAACCGTGCGTTTACTTAAAAACAATTTATCTGCAATTTCTTGATTGGTAAATTCTTTACATATTAATTTTATAACTTCAGTTTCTCTTTCTGTTAAAACAGGTTCTTCATTATACCTAGATTTTTTATTTTGAAGAAAGTTAATTAAAAGTTTTTGTTCTTTTTCTGTAAAAAAAACACCTTTTTCAGCCACTTGTTTTATTGCTTCAAACAATAACTCTTTCGGAGAATTTTTTGGTAAAAAAGAAGAAACTCCAAGTTTTACCATTTGCCCTAAATAGCTTTGACGGTAGTAAGATGATAAAATGATTATTTTTATATTGGGATACATTTCTTTAACAAGCTCTACCAATTGAAAACCATTTATAGGTTCCATCTTAATATCAATTAATAAAACACTCGGAAAAACTTGGCTATCTAATTCGGTTAATTGTCGAATCACATCATCTGGTTGTGTCGTTGAAAATGCAATATTCAAAGTTGGTATTGTAGATAACAGTAAGCCCAAACCTTCTAACAAAATTAAATCATCGTCAACTAAACCAATATTTATTTTATTATGCATCTTTATTTTTAATTTTTATGATTAAGGAGGTTCCTTTGTTCGGTTTACTTTTCCATTTATGCTTTCCAAAAAGTGCTTTCACACGAAAATCTATATTCTTCATCCCCATACCTTTTTTTACCTTACTCGCATTAAAACCAATTCCATTATCACAGATTAAAACACTCAAATACGTATTGGTTTGACGTAAAAATAAGGTAACAGCTGTGGCATTTGCGTACTTAATCACATTATTTAGAAACTCTTGAATGATTCTGAATATTTGCAATTGAGTTTGAAAATCTTTTATTTCAAAATTTTCAGAAGTACAAATTTGGAAATCAATCTTATTGAAAAGAGAAATTTGTATTTCTTCTAAAAAACCAATCAATCCTAAATATTCAATTTCTACTGGATACATCTCATGCGCAAGAGTTCGGGTAGCATCGCTTAATAAAGGAAGCTGTTTTAATAAAATATCTTTACTCCTACATTCATTCATTTCAATCTGTTGCACACAAATAGACAAAATGTGAATTCGATTTCCGATGTCGTCATGAATTAAACGTCCCATTCTTTTTCTTTCATCTTCTTGAACTTGAATTATGCTATTCAATAGTTCTTTCTGATGATTAATTTCTAACTTATTTTGTTTTATTTGAGCTATAAATATTTTTTTTTGTGCTTTGAAATGAATTTTAATAAATACAAATATCAAACCAACAACAAATAAAATTATTACGACTGTGTAAGGGATTATGTATTTAAAATTCTCGTACTTCTCCATAAAAAATGTGTTGTTTTTACATAAAACATGCCACCAATCACTGCATACAAAATCCAAGTGATAAAAATTGAATCGTCTGGAATAAAAATAAAAAATTCAAGCAATAAAAATTGTATAAAACTGATTGTAAAATAAATAAGCATGATATAAAAAAGTTTTAAATCTTTTAAATCATTTAATTTATTAGCTAATATGTATAAAATAATGGTTACAAATAATAATGAATTAAATATCCTCCCTTTATTTAATATGTAATTATCTATATATAAATAACTTATAAAATCAAAGCAATTTATAACCGTGGCAGTTATTAAAGCAATTTTAAAAATTCGTTTACTGATGCCCTTTAACATAAAAAAATACATTAGTAAAATTACTTCCGTAAGATTAAATAAAGGTAACATACCAATGTTGGGAAATTTAAATTGAACTAAAATGTAATTAAATAAATCAAATAGAAAACAAAAAATTATATATAACGAAAGTGCTTTATCATGTTTATTCAATTTTTTGAAAAAATAAACATTAATAAAGCACAATATAAACGAAATAAAAGTTATAATCCCTGTAATTTTAGCAGCTATAAAATAATAATCGTTCATTTTTAAGGTTCTTCAAAGATTACATAGCTTTATTCAACAATGCAAATTCAATATCTCTTCTTCCAAATGGAGGACTCAGCCTAGCCATATCAAAAAATGAAGTAGATGATCCATCTAGATTTAATTGCTGAATTATGATATCTGGAGAAAAGCCTGTTGCTGATAATACTTTATCCTCTTCGGCTACTTTCATACCAAAATGCCCTTGCATTATTACTTCATCGTTTAAATTAAAGTCTTCACTTGGAATATCAAATACTTCAAACATTTCATTTTCTCTTATCCAACTCTTTAGATCGGTCTTCCATCGCTCTTTTCTAAGTTGAGCTTCTTCTTCAGTAATCTGCGTATTTTGTAACAACTGCTTATTTATAACTTTAAATTCTTTAATGAATTCTCCAATGGTTTCTATATGTTTATCTAAAAATTCATCCGTATCTCTATTTTTTGAAATCATATAAAAAACAAGTTCAAACGATTTATTTTGATTTTCGTCTTCAAAAATTACTAAAGCAGGATATAAATGAAACGATTCTGAATTATCTTCAGCGACTTTATAATCAATTTTAAAAGAATCTGCTTTACTTAATAAATCATTCATTAAATCCACATCTTTTTTATGTGTTTGCCAATTTTGTAAATTCGTAACAATCTCTTTCATTGTTTTGTTAGTTTCTAAATTCATTCGTATAGTTTTTAAAATTAAAAATGCAGTTCTAAAATTTTATTAATTCAGCTGATTTTATTCATTTTAACAAATCATACTGACTCTTTAAAAATTTGTCTAATTTATTAATTTTAATTTTTTTTAAATTAAAAAAACAACAATAAATAGATAATTTCACTAAATATAATTATGTAATTTCTATTTTTTTCTATTTAAACAAATTGCATATTAAAAATACATTACATTTTACTTTTAATGGTTGTCAACACTACAAAATCACATCTTACTTTTTATTTATTTTAGTTTAAATTATGTTTTGTTTCCAAATTATTAGATTTCATAATAAATCTCTGATTCTCTTTTTTAAATTCGCTATTCAATAAATAAGATTTAACCTATTAAATAATGTATTTTGTTTTGCTGCACTTGATGCTGCATCGCATTTCCTTTGCTTATGAGACCCTGACCCGAGCTTGCGAACTATACGAAGTAAAACGAGTTTAGGGTAACATTAAAAAGAACAATTACTTTTAATGTCTGGATTACGAATCTATTTAATAATTTAAACTGCTTTTTCAAAGGGTTTTGATTCTACCTTCTGACTACATTTGGTTATTATAGTACGTATTACAATTTCTTATCTTTTTTCTTCTTCTTTAAATGCACTAAAGAAGCAAAGTGCTTCGACGCAGTCTAAATACGGTCTAAAGGGTTTCGAACGCTAAATCAAAAGAACTCACTTCGTTTCAAATACAAGCCTTATGCTATATATGATTCTTTAATACAGAAAGTGAAAGGCACCGTATTCATGAGAACGAAAACAAATATTAACGCTCGAATAAACACCTTTTGATTTTACGCTTTTCTCAACTTTTAGACTCTCGTATTTATACTGTATGTCGAGTTTGCGATTCTGCGGAATATTTAATTTCATTTTCAAATCTTCAAATCAACTCATTTTCAAATTCTATTCCCGATTCCCTACTCCTTATTATACTTACTCACCTCGTTACCAGCCACCTCGTCACTCGTTACCTATTACTTGTCACTAATTACAAATTCACTTACCTTATAACTTTAGTACCTTCTAACCTAATCCTCATTTTCAAATTTAAAAATCCCAAGCTCCCTAATCTCAAAACATCCTTTCGACTATATTCGTTTAAGTTATCGATAAAAAAAATCAAATTACTTTATTAAAATAACTAAAGTTTACTTTCTTTGCTTTTAGAAAACAAAAAGCATGCATTTGATGAAAAAAATTCTTTTAGTTGAAGACGAATCTAGTGTAGTTTCATTTATTAAGAAAGGTTTACAAGAATTGGGTTATGAAATCTCAGTAGCTTTTGATGGTCAAACTGCACTTAAAATGGTTCATACGCATCATTTTGATTTGATTATTTTAGACATTATGCTTCCAGATATTAATGGTTTACAAGTCTGCAAAGAAATCAGAGAAAATAATAAAACAATTCCTATTTTATTTTTGACTGCCTTAGGATCGTCAGAAAATATTGTGATTGGTTTAGAAAGTGGCGGAGACGATTATTTAGTAAAACCTTTTAAATTTGTTGAACTTGTAGCAAGAATTAAATCGTTGATTAGAAGAACGCATCATGTGATTGGTACAAATGAAGAAGATTTAATTGACAATAAATACATTTACAAATTTGACGACTTAACTGTAAATGATTACTATAAAAAAGTAACCCGAGAGGGACTTGAAATAAATTTAACTTCGACAGAATATAAGCTTTTAATGTATTTTTTACAGAATCCTGGTAAAGTAATATCTCGAACAGAAATATTGGATGCCGTTTGGGGAGTTAATTATGATTTAGGTACAAACGTAGTTGATGTTTATGTAAACTATTTAAGAAAAAAATTAGATTTTGGAAAAGAAAAACGCATTATTCATACGGTAATTGGTATGGGATATGTTTTAAAAACAGCTCATGATTAAATTTAAATCAACACAAATAAAAACCATGTTGATGTTGACGATTGCTTCATCAACCATATTATTCATTTTTAGTTTTTTAGTTTACTTTTCTATTGTTCGGTTTTCTCACGAACGTTTTTATGAATTATTAAAAATTAGAATTGAAACGCTTATTTTATCAAACAATCAATTTCCAACAAACTTTGAAAACATTGTAAATGAAATCATTGGTAAGTCAGAACTTCCAGAAGAAAAAGACTATATATTACAGATACAAAATAAAAAACAATTAGAAAATATTGAAAAAATCATAGATGCTCCTAATCATTTTTTTAATGAAGTTTATAAAAAAGAATACGCAACTTTTAATAATGATACTTATTCTTTTGTAGCTAAACGTTTTTTATTTGATAACAAGGAATATATAGCAGTTGTTAAGGCTGAAAATGTATATGTTGTTTATTATTTAAATTATTTAGAAAAAACCTTATTGATATGCTTGTTATTAGCTTTGTTTTTTTCGGCTATATTTTCATTTTATCTATCTAAAACACTTTATAAACCAATTGGAGTTATCACTAAAAAAGTAAAGCAAATTAGCACCGAAAATTTACACTTACGATTAGCTAATGAAAATTACAACAAAGAATTAAGTGATTTGATTGATACATTTAACGATATGCTTAATCGATTAGAAACTTCTTTTGAAACACAAAATTACTTAATTGGAAATGTATCGCATGAATTAAGAACTCCACTGACTTCAATTATGGGCGAAGCAGAGGTTTCACTTGCTTTAGAAAGAGATAAAGAGAGTTATAAACAAACTTTAGGAATTGTATTAAACGAAGCCGAAAAGTTAGATAAAAAGTTAAATGCACTTTTATTAATAGCCCAAACTGGATTTAATGGTAAAATTCAAAAAATGGATTTAACTCGTACAGACCAATTGCTTTGGGATGTAATTGAAACTTTAAAACGTTTAAATAATAAAAATAATATTGTTGTTGACTTAAGTATGATACCTGATAATCCTAAAAAATTAAAGGTAAAAGGCAACGAGCAATTGCTACACTTAGCACTTTCTAATATTATTAGTAATGCTTGTAAATATTCAAATTACCAACAAGTCAAGGTTGCTTTAGGAGCTACAAATACACATGTCTATATTATTGTGAAAGATGACGGAATAGGTATACCCGAAAAGGATATGAATAAAATTTACGATCCGTTTTTTAGAGCCTCTAATACGCAAAATTATGAAGGTTATGGTATTGGTTTACCTCTTGCCAAAAACATCATTCAAATGCATAATGGTGAAGTGATTGTAAATTCTGTAGTTAAAAAAGGAACAACTGTAGAAATTAAAATTCCGACGATACAAGAATTTTAATCTCATTTTAATTTCTATAATAGCATTTTAATTTCATTTAAATAATATTCTAATTTCACGAACATAGCTTTGTCTTCATAATAAATAACACATAAAAATGAAGACAAAAAATATTTTAATTCCAACAGATTTTTCATTAGAATCTTTAAACATTGTAAAAACTCTTTTATCCGAAGCTGTATCTAAACAACTTGAAGAAACTTACCATATTGTGTTTATTACAGGTTATGATAAAGGCGATTCTATTCGTGACCTTTTATTTCAGTCTGACGCTTCGATTATTCAAAAGCTAAAAACTAACGAATTTAATGAAGCGCTAGGTATTTTAAAAAATAAATATGCCAAGTATTTTATAAGTTCAAAATTTATACTTTACAACGGATATTTTCAATCGCGTTTTAATCAAGTTATATCTTGTAATAAAATTGACGAAATTTATTTTAGTGCTACCAAACCCAAAAGTACTTTAAAAAATATTTTCTGCTTGAATAAAAATATTAAAAAATGTGAATTACCAAAATATGAAATTCAAATAGAAACGCCTATAAAATCATTTGAAAAAGAGAGACTTGCAGGTTTCTTTTCATAATATTTTAATCTTATGTTAAGAAAATTTAGTACAAGTAGAACTTTATCAGACAATATAAAATTAGGTGGTCTTACTGCATTTACTGCCGGTACTATAAATATTGCATCGTTAATAATATTTTTGAATTTCACTTCAAATATCACAGGACATTATGCCATATTATCTGCAGAAATAAGTAAGGGAAACTGGGGGCAAGTTGGCGTTGTAGCTCTTTGGATAATTTTATTTTTTCTTGGTAATTTTTTATCGAATTTAATTGTAATTAATGTAACTAAATTCAACCAATATCTTGCACATGCCTTGCCATTGGTTTTGGAAATCATATGCTTAATCTTTGTTGGTTATTATGGTAATAAATATTATAGTGGTCAACAAAATCAAACGGAATTACTTGTTGCTTTGATGCTTTTCTCAACCGGATTACAAAATGGCTTAACAGCTAGTATTTCAAATTTTGCTATTAAAACAACGCATCTTACAGGTACCACTACAGATTTAGGTATATTATTTTCGATGTTTACAATGAAAAAATATCGAAAAAACAAAGCACTTGTAAGTAGAGCCAAAGTACTTTTAGTTATAGTTATATCTTATTTATTAGGTGCTATATTTGCAGGTATTTTTTATCATTACTTTAAATTTTACATATTTTATCTCATTTCTGTTTGTTTA comes from Flavobacterium sp. I3-2 and encodes:
- a CDS encoding YoaK family protein; this encodes MLRKFSTSRTLSDNIKLGGLTAFTAGTINIASLIIFLNFTSNITGHYAILSAEISKGNWGQVGVVALWIILFFLGNFLSNLIVINVTKFNQYLAHALPLVLEIICLIFVGYYGNKYYSGQQNQTELLVALMLFSTGLQNGLTASISNFAIKTTHLTGTTTDLGILFSMFTMKKYRKNKALVSRAKVLLVIVISYLLGAIFAGIFYHYFKFYIFYLISVCLLVVIVYDFYKIYARHFSTEFRYHKIYKRNDPIVLFLIRFKQQNNTTQTIFKS
- a CDS encoding response regulator transcription factor, which codes for MHNKINIGLVDDDLILLEGLGLLLSTIPTLNIAFSTTQPDDVIRQLTELDSQVFPSVLLIDIKMEPINGFQLVELVKEMYPNIKIIILSSYYRQSYLGQMVKLGVSSFLPKNSPKELLFEAIKQVAEKGVFFTEKEQKLLINFLQNKKSRYNEEPVLTERETEVIKLICKEFTNQEIADKLFLSKRTVETHRQRILERIGAKNTVGLVVYAVVNQIYNPHE
- a CDS encoding response regulator transcription factor, which produces MKKILLVEDESSVVSFIKKGLQELGYEISVAFDGQTALKMVHTHHFDLIILDIMLPDINGLQVCKEIRENNKTIPILFLTALGSSENIVIGLESGGDDYLVKPFKFVELVARIKSLIRRTHHVIGTNEEDLIDNKYIYKFDDLTVNDYYKKVTREGLEINLTSTEYKLLMYFLQNPGKVISRTEILDAVWGVNYDLGTNVVDVYVNYLRKKLDFGKEKRIIHTVIGMGYVLKTAHD
- a CDS encoding sensor histidine kinase, with the protein product MIKFKSTQIKTMLMLTIASSTILFIFSFLVYFSIVRFSHERFYELLKIRIETLILSNNQFPTNFENIVNEIIGKSELPEEKDYILQIQNKKQLENIEKIIDAPNHFFNEVYKKEYATFNNDTYSFVAKRFLFDNKEYIAVVKAENVYVVYYLNYLEKTLLICLLLALFFSAIFSFYLSKTLYKPIGVITKKVKQISTENLHLRLANENYNKELSDLIDTFNDMLNRLETSFETQNYLIGNVSHELRTPLTSIMGEAEVSLALERDKESYKQTLGIVLNEAEKLDKKLNALLLIAQTGFNGKIQKMDLTRTDQLLWDVIETLKRLNNKNNIVVDLSMIPDNPKKLKVKGNEQLLHLALSNIISNACKYSNYQQVKVALGATNTHVYIIVKDDGIGIPEKDMNKIYDPFFRASNTQNYEGYGIGLPLAKNIIQMHNGEVIVNSVVKKGTTVEIKIPTIQEF
- a CDS encoding DUF2589 domain-containing protein; the protein is MNNNKNQPNANAYSLNNDRDDGLNNEASVYFDVQNSDPNFRDQESEINLDSIISAPMVAVSKANSIMLSGQSEFILNYCFDRIIASDNSVTFQPKMIVLVVKKDSEKDSFIEIPLLTLLPINSLAIDKMKVKFNMEITSISSYKANNNDSLERKAQLSGKLSGDKKNIGNTFNSNKNLSVFVEASKLPLPNGLLNIIDMYSKIN
- a CDS encoding DUF2589 domain-containing protein, with amino-acid sequence MSELANIAEQFQGLPMDSLIGGPLNAIADANGKMAKSQTQFILESGFNISKKNLVRYQWNNNAWEAVNEQIAVYDPIMINLSLSRPSLDENGNQLLIDQYDEATKSTKKVAAPNAEFTIKVPLLSVIPINSLGVQSAEINFEMEVKSSSEEKTSESSKKNSEGSGSFEASMGWGPFKVSVKGSASYSSEDAKSRDTHYQKSNNAKYTVNVKAGQLPLPTGITTILDIYAKNIFPVSSVKPETLSENTDKKDNKKDDKKEIKE
- a CDS encoding sensor histidine kinase, with protein sequence MEKYENFKYIIPYTVVIILFVVGLIFVFIKIHFKAQKKIFIAQIKQNKLEINHQKELLNSIIQVQEDERKRMGRLIHDDIGNRIHILSICVQQIEMNECRSKDILLKQLPLLSDATRTLAHEMYPVEIEYLGLIGFLEEIQISLFNKIDFQICTSENFEIKDFQTQLQIFRIIQEFLNNVIKYANATAVTLFLRQTNTYLSVLICDNGIGFNASKVKKGMGMKNIDFRVKALFGKHKWKSKPNKGTSLIIKIKNKDA